A window of Actinomycetota bacterium contains these coding sequences:
- a CDS encoding ECF transporter S component, whose product MTRGAEPSRATSVAAAALTFATHALGVAAFMYPFFLGPVTAANRTMSHASEAPVLFSVFGVLLIAVAVTEARAGRMDAKQIALLGVLSGVNAVLRLPGALAGASLMFILPILCGYVFGPRFGFMLGASSMAASAVITGGVGPWLPFQMWALGWVGLGAGMVGKMLGRRVSRPWAVAVLAVYGWAAGLGFGALINVWFWPFQAGSTDISWTPGLGAAAAAGRYWRFYLLTSLAWDSARAVVNALLIVTLGRPVLRVLWRFRARLLVRWRPAAQERALA is encoded by the coding sequence ATGACGCGCGGCGCAGAGCCTTCGCGCGCGACCAGTGTTGCTGCGGCTGCGCTGACCTTTGCGACCCACGCCTTGGGCGTTGCGGCATTCATGTATCCGTTCTTCCTCGGTCCGGTGACCGCGGCCAACCGCACGATGTCGCACGCGTCTGAGGCGCCGGTGCTCTTCTCTGTGTTCGGAGTGTTGTTGATCGCGGTGGCGGTCACCGAGGCGCGCGCCGGCCGCATGGACGCGAAGCAGATCGCGCTGCTCGGCGTGCTGTCGGGCGTGAACGCTGTGCTTCGACTGCCCGGCGCGCTCGCAGGCGCGAGTCTGATGTTCATCTTGCCGATCCTTTGCGGTTACGTGTTCGGGCCTCGGTTCGGATTCATGCTCGGCGCCTCCAGCATGGCGGCGTCGGCGGTGATCACCGGCGGAGTGGGGCCGTGGTTGCCGTTTCAAATGTGGGCGCTCGGCTGGGTCGGACTCGGCGCCGGCATGGTCGGGAAGATGCTCGGTCGCCGGGTGTCGCGTCCGTGGGCGGTCGCGGTGCTCGCCGTCTACGGATGGGCCGCGGGACTGGGATTTGGGGCGCTCATCAATGTGTGGTTCTGGCCGTTCCAAGCGGGAAGTACGGATATTTCCTGGACGCCCGGACTCGGTGCCGCGGCTGCCGCAGGTCGCTACTGGCGCTTTTACCTGCTGACCTCGCTTGCGTGGGACTCGGCGCGCGCCGTGGTCAACGCCCTGCTCATCGTCACGCTCGGCCGCCCGGTGCTGCGAGTTCTGTGGCGGTTCCGCGCGCGCCTG
- a CDS encoding ATP-binding cassette domain-containing protein, with translation MIELRDVRYRYPGSSTWALDGVSLRVRDGEMVVIAGDSGGGKSTLARAITGLVPHFHGGEFAGTVLTGGRDTRTHAPRDLADVVGFVAQDPESQAVVDRVEDEIVFAMENLGVAPILMRKRMEEVLDALAISHLRDRRLETLSGGERQRVAIAGVLAAQPKCLVLDEPTSQLDPQSAEDVLGVLHRLNADLGLTIVLVEHRLERVVQYADRMIVLHDGRIACDGTPRDVLGRNGVATPLSRIGRALGWEPLPLTVREGRAFASALRDQLAPVQTPAPSFGESLVEVEGMRVALGAREVVRGIDLRVSAGETVAIVGRNGSGKTTLLRALVGLLRPHAGRRTVAGLDPANVPVERLAARVAYVPQAADALLFHENVRDEIRFTLAARAPHEDVDVLLASAGLADFATADPRDLSAGQRLRVALLAATAGDPRVVLLDEPTRGMDAAGKDRLAHDLAAWRAAGRATLLVTHDVELVARVATRVVLLSAGSIVLDGPVRDVLGESTLFGSQMNKVFSDARILTVEDALAAVSAG, from the coding sequence ATGATCGAACTTCGGGACGTTCGTTACCGATACCCGGGGAGTTCCACGTGGGCGCTCGATGGGGTGTCGCTGCGCGTGCGCGATGGCGAGATGGTCGTGATCGCCGGCGACTCGGGCGGCGGGAAGTCCACCTTGGCGCGCGCGATCACAGGCCTCGTCCCTCACTTCCACGGCGGGGAGTTCGCCGGAACGGTTCTCACGGGAGGGCGCGACACTCGGACGCACGCGCCACGCGACTTAGCCGACGTCGTCGGGTTCGTCGCGCAAGACCCCGAGTCGCAAGCGGTCGTGGATCGGGTCGAGGACGAGATCGTCTTTGCGATGGAGAACCTCGGGGTTGCGCCGATCTTGATGCGCAAGCGAATGGAAGAGGTCCTGGACGCTCTGGCGATCTCACACCTTCGCGACCGGCGACTGGAAACTCTCAGCGGCGGCGAGCGGCAGCGCGTGGCGATCGCCGGCGTGCTCGCCGCGCAGCCGAAGTGCTTGGTGCTCGATGAGCCGACCAGCCAACTCGATCCGCAGTCCGCGGAGGACGTGCTCGGAGTGCTGCACCGTCTGAACGCCGACCTTGGACTGACCATCGTGCTGGTCGAGCATCGACTCGAACGCGTGGTGCAGTACGCGGACCGGATGATCGTTCTGCACGACGGGCGGATAGCGTGCGACGGAACGCCGCGCGACGTTCTCGGGCGCAACGGGGTTGCCACGCCGCTGTCCCGCATCGGGCGCGCGCTCGGTTGGGAACCGCTTCCTCTGACGGTTCGCGAAGGGCGCGCGTTCGCGTCGGCGCTTCGTGATCAACTCGCGCCGGTGCAGACCCCGGCGCCCTCGTTCGGCGAGTCGTTGGTGGAGGTCGAGGGAATGCGCGTCGCTCTGGGCGCGCGCGAGGTGGTTCGCGGGATCGACCTTCGGGTGTCGGCCGGCGAGACGGTTGCGATCGTCGGGCGCAACGGATCTGGGAAGACAACCTTGTTGCGCGCGCTTGTTGGATTGCTGCGTCCGCACGCGGGGCGCCGCACGGTCGCGGGGTTGGATCCTGCGAACGTGCCGGTCGAGCGACTCGCCGCGCGCGTCGCTTACGTTCCGCAGGCCGCCGACGCGCTGCTGTTCCACGAAAACGTACGGGACGAGATTCGCTTCACGCTGGCCGCGCGCGCGCCGCACGAAGACGTCGACGTGCTTCTAGCGTCGGCAGGACTGGCGGACTTCGCAACCGCAGACCCGCGGGACCTTTCCGCGGGCCAACGATTGCGGGTGGCTCTTCTCGCGGCGACGGCCGGCGATCCGCGTGTCGTGCTACTGGACGAGCCGACGCGAGGCATGGACGCTGCGGGCAAGGATCGATTGGCGCACGACCTCGCCGCGTGGCGCGCGGCCGGGCGCGCGACGCTATTGGTGACCCACGACGTGGAGTTGGTCGCCCGCGTTGCGACGCGGGTCGTGCTCCTTTCCGCAGGATCGATCGTGCTGGATGGTCCGGTGCGCGACGTGCTCGGCGAATCCACTTTGTTCGGGTCGCAGATGAACAAGGTCTTCTCCGATGCCAGGATTCTCACCGTCGAGGACGCACTGGCCGCGGTGAGTGCCGGATGA
- a CDS encoding energy-coupling factor transporter transmembrane component T — protein MNSEPAPGFHATAWLAWCASAATLVLVIGNPFVTLTAIAALAVVAVAFAAPGPEGRSYLLMLKIGLVFLAARVALFGLTGHAGSTTLVTLPSVGLPQWLGGFSLGGAVTGEVLGQQLADGLKIAAFLVCFGVFMSVVETYRVLRLLPRFAFEAGLVLGIALAFIPVLMRSAASVRDAQRLRGHRFRGLRSLRPLVVPVLANALERSLTLAASMESRGYGRAQRIPDRVEAAARSAALVSLCAVTAGGALVLFGRTLPGAALAVLGGAGLAGALRALARSVQRTRFRPDPADVWDRVLIGGSFALMAFTVAASKLGGAHWYAYPSVSWPALDARLIALAAALVLPVGLASARTARMRRASESHAAPAERAAA, from the coding sequence ATGAACTCCGAACCGGCACCGGGCTTCCATGCGACCGCGTGGCTCGCCTGGTGCGCGTCGGCCGCGACATTGGTGCTCGTGATCGGCAATCCTTTTGTCACGCTGACGGCTATCGCAGCGCTGGCCGTGGTCGCGGTCGCGTTCGCAGCGCCGGGGCCCGAGGGCCGTTCGTACCTACTCATGCTCAAGATCGGCTTGGTCTTCCTCGCGGCGCGCGTCGCGCTGTTCGGGCTCACCGGTCATGCGGGGTCCACGACTCTGGTGACTCTTCCCTCGGTGGGGCTCCCGCAATGGCTCGGTGGGTTTTCCCTGGGCGGCGCCGTCACAGGTGAAGTGCTCGGACAGCAGTTGGCCGACGGCCTGAAGATCGCTGCGTTCTTGGTGTGCTTCGGCGTGTTCATGTCGGTTGTCGAGACCTATCGCGTGCTGCGCCTGCTGCCGCGGTTCGCGTTCGAAGCGGGGCTGGTGCTCGGGATCGCGCTCGCGTTCATTCCGGTGCTGATGCGCTCGGCTGCATCGGTTCGTGACGCGCAGCGTTTGCGCGGGCATCGGTTTCGCGGGCTCCGGTCGCTCCGTCCGCTGGTTGTGCCGGTGCTCGCGAACGCGCTGGAGCGCTCGCTCACCCTGGCGGCGTCGATGGAGTCGCGAGGGTACGGGCGCGCGCAACGTATTCCCGATCGCGTCGAGGCCGCAGCGCGCAGCGCCGCACTGGTCTCGCTGTGCGCGGTTACCGCAGGCGGTGCTCTGGTGCTGTTCGGACGCACGCTCCCGGGAGCGGCGCTGGCGGTGCTCGGTGGGGCGGGTCTTGCCGGGGCCTTGCGCGCGCTGGCGCGTTCGGTGCAGCGCACGCGCTTTCGTCCTGATCCGGCCGACGTTTGGGATCGCGTTCTCATCGGCGGGTCCTTCGCTTTGATGGCGTTTACGGTTGCGGCGAGCAAACTCGGCGGTGCCCACTGGTACGCATATCCGTCGGTGTCTTGGCCGGCGCTGGACGCGCGCCTGATTGCGCTCGCTGCAGCGCTGGTCTTGCCTGTGGGGCTCGCCTCGGCGCGTACGGCGCGTATGCGGCGAGCGTCGGAATCCCACGCAGCGCCGGCCGAAAGGGCGGCGGCATGA